A single region of the Marinobacter nanhaiticus D15-8W genome encodes:
- a CDS encoding P-II family nitrogen regulator: MYEIKAYVREVMAEHVIDALARVKGVASIAVVSLNEFGHLVGNESPLEKVQMVKLEVDVATDAVVDEVVDIIVRTSRTRDGHPGDGKVLVSPLVRAVRIEDGATDQSALQPTSI, from the coding sequence ATGTACGAAATAAAAGCGTATGTCAGAGAAGTGATGGCAGAGCACGTAATTGACGCTCTCGCCAGAGTTAAGGGAGTGGCAAGCATTGCTGTCGTGTCTCTCAACGAATTTGGTCATCTGGTTGGCAATGAATCGCCTCTGGAAAAAGTGCAGATGGTCAAGCTGGAAGTAGACGTAGCGACCGATGCTGTTGTCGATGAAGTTGTGGACATCATCGTGCGAACGAGCAGAACACGGGATGGACACCCAGGGGATGGCAAGGTGCTTGTATCCCCCTTGGTTCGGGCGGTCCGTATCGAGGACGGCGCGACCGACCAAAGCGCACTTCAACCTACTTCAATCTAG